One Archocentrus centrarchus isolate MPI-CPG fArcCen1 chromosome 14, fArcCen1, whole genome shotgun sequence DNA window includes the following coding sequences:
- the LOC115791468 gene encoding olfactory receptor 52K1-like translates to MDFFNSALGKNITFVRPAYFIVTGFVGIPNIKYYYVFLFFVYIISVLANTAVMGVICLDHNLRTPKYIAVFNLALVDLLGNTAIVPKVLDIFLFNHTQIPYNDCLTFLFFCYLCLFLQALNLVALSYDRVIAIVYPLHYPVKVTHRFMFSLIASLWVFVITVMLLVVGLLTRLSFCQSVVIKSYICDHGPIYRLACNDYTPSDVIGKMVPVLILWLPLTIVLISYVCIGYALAKVATVQERMKGFKTCTAHLSLVAIYFIPVLITFTLGANIDPNGRIINLSLTMVFPPMLNPIIYVLQTREIKESLKKLLRIITRYKIRKVKFKQ, encoded by the coding sequence ATGGACTTCTTCAACTCTGCACTTGGGAAAAATATTACCTTTGTGCGCCCTGCATATTTCATTGTAACTGGATTTGTTGGGATTCCTAATATTAAATACTATtatgtctttctgttttttgtttatattatttcggTCCTGGCAAACACAGCTGTAATGGGGGTCATATGCTTGGATCATAATCTAAGAACACCAAAATATATTGCAGTATTTAATCTTGCATTGGTGGATCTGTTAGGAAACACTGCCATTGTACCAAAGGTTCTTGATATCTTTTTGTTTAATCACACCCAGATTCCTTATAATGACTGCTTGACattcctgtttttctgctatCTTTGCCTTTTCTTACAGGCTTTAAATCTGGTTGCACTGTCATATGACAGAGTTATAGCTATCGTTTACCCACTGCATTATCCAGTGAAGGTGACTCACAGGTTCATGTTCTCTTTGATTGCCTCTTTGTGGGTATTTGTCATTACTGTTATGCTCCTTGTAGTTGGCCTCCTTACAAGACTTTCCTTCTGTCAGTCAGTTGTTATTAAAAGTTATATCTGTGACCATGGCCCAATATACCGTCTTGCATGCAATGACTATACACCCAGTGATGTAATTGGTAAGATGGTGCCAGTTCTTATTCTTTGGCTTCCTCTTACAATTGTTTTGATCAGCTATGTGTGTATCGGCTATGCTTTAGCTAAAGTAGCCACAGTTCAAGAAAGAATGAAGGGCTTTAAAACCTGCACAGCTCATCTTTCATTAGTTGCAATCTATTTCATCCCAGTATTAATCACATTTACTCTAGGTGCAAACATAGACCCAAATGGCAGGATCATAAACCTGTCTTTGACCATGGTCTTTCCTCCAATGCTGAACCCAATCATATATGTTCTACAGACACGAGAAATCAAAGAATCTCTGAAAAAGTTGTTAAGAATCATAACCCGCTACAAAATTAGAAAAGTAAAATTTAAACAGTAA
- the LOC115791469 gene encoding olfactory receptor 1-like has protein sequence MDFFNSALGKNITFVRPAYFIISGFVGIPNIRYYYVFLFFVYIISVLANTAVMGVICLDHNLRTPKYIAVFNLALVDLLGNTAIVPKVLDIFLFNHTQIPYNDCLTFLFFCYLCFFLQALNLVALSYDRVIAIVYPLHYPVKVTHRFMISLITSLWIFVITVVLLAVDFLTRLSFCQSVVIKSYICDHGPIYRLACNDYTPSYVIAKMVPVLVLWLPLTIVLISYVCIGYALAKVATVQERMKGFKTCTAHLSLVAIYFIPVLITFTLGANIDPNGRIINLSLTMVFPPMLNPIIYVLQTREIKKSLKKLLRIITSFKIRKQQQQEADFNPNGAKGGPLEDSCMAEDSRMASGKDSLEDGRMANGEGRGGLVVGAIGEDPQMA, from the exons ATGGACTTCTTCAACTCTGCACTTGGGAAAAATATTACCTTTGTGCGCCCTGCATATTTTATTATAAGTGGATTTGTTGGGATTCCTAATATTAGATACTATtatgtctttctgttttttgtgtatATTATTTCAGTCCTGGCAAACACAGCTGTAATGGGGGTCATATGCTTGGATCATAATCTAAGAACACCAAAATATATTGCAGTATTTAATCTTGCATTGGTGGATCTGTTAGGAAACACTGCCATTGTGCCAAAGGTTCTTGATATCTTTTTGTTTAATCACACCCAGATTCCTTATAATGACTGCTTGACattcctgtttttctgctatCTTTGCTTTTTCTTACAGGCTTTAAATCTGGTTGCACTGTCATATGACAGAGTTATAGCTATCGTTTACCCACTGCATTATCCAGTGAAGGTGACTCACAGGTTCATGATCTCTTTGATTACCTCTTTGTGGATATTTGTCATTACTGTGGTGCTCCTTGCAGTTGACTTCCTTACAAGACTTTCCTTCTGTCAGTCAGTTGTTATTAAAAGTTATATCTGTGACCATGGCCCGATATACCGGCTTGCATGCAATGACTATACACCCAGTTATGTAATTGCTAAGATGGTGCCAGTTCTTGTTCTTTGGCTTCCTCTTACAATTGTTTTGATCAGTTATGTGTGTATTGGCTATGCTTTAGCTAAAGTTGCCACAGTTCAAGAAAGAATGAAGGGCTTTAAAACCTGCACAGCTCATCTTTCATTAGTTGCAATCTATTTCATCCCAGTATTAATCACATTTACTCTAGGTGCAAACATAGACCCAAATGGCAGGATCATAAACCTGTCTTTGACCATGGTCTTTCCTCCAATGCTGAACCCAATCATATATGTTCTACAGACACGAGAAATCAAAAAATCTCTGAAAAAGTTGTTAAGAATCATAACCTCCTTTAAAATtagaaaa cagcagcaacaggaggCTGATTTCAACCCCAATGGCGCCAAAGGAGGACCTCTGGAGGACAGCTGCATGGCGGAGGACAGCCGCATGGCAAGCGGTAAAGACTCTCTGGAGGATGGTCGCATGGCCAACGGTGAAGGAAGAGGAGGCCTGGTAGTTGGCGCCATTGGCGAAGACCCTCAGATGGCATAG